In the genome of Paenibacillus sp. GP183, the window TTTAACGCGTCCGGCTTATAATCTTTGGCAGTTGATCCTGGAAAATATGGACCCGGCTTCCTTATTCAGTTCCTTGGCTGGAGCCATCGTGATGGTCTATTCTTGGTTAAGCCTCGATTTAACCTTGCATTGGTATGATCCATTCATGTTTATCCTGTTTGTGATAGGATCTATCCTGGTCTATGCCGGTTTAAATATTGCCATTACAGCCTTGTCTTTTTTCACGGACGCACCAACTGGTATTTCATCTATGCTGTTCAACATTCAGAACTACGGGCGTTATCCGGTTACAATCTATAATAAACTGCTTAGAGGTATCTTAACGTGGATTCTGCCCTTTGCTTTTGTTGGATTTTATCCATCAGCTTACTTCCTTGACCCGAAGAATTGGACGGGCTTCGCGCTATTAACACCCGTGATTGGCGTTGTATTTACAGCCATTGGCTTAACGGTCTGGAATGTCGGTGTCAAGCGTTACCGCGGCGCGGGCTCCTGAATGACACAATGAACTAAGGAGGGCAACGAATGGTTCAAACCTTATTAGGGCAAGCGGCCCCCAAATTTACATTGCCAGCTTCCAATGGGAACCAGGTTTCCCTTAAGGATTACCGCGGCAAGAAGCTGGTGATCTACTTTTACCCTACGGATATGACCCCAACCTGCACGCAGCAATCCTGCGATTTTCGGGATTTCAATGGCCAATTTGCCTCGAACGGCACCGAAGTGATTGGAATCAGCCCCGATGGACTGCAATCCCATGACAAATTTATCGCTATGTACGAGCTGCCATTCTTGCTGCTTTCCGATCCTGAACATAAAGTCGCAGAGAAGTACGGTGTATGGACGCTGAAAAAATTGTACGGCAGAGAGTATATGGGTATCGAACGTTCTACCTTTCTAATCGATGAAAAAGGCCGGATTGCCAAAGAATGGCGAAAAGTGAGGCTTAAGAATCATGTTCAACAAGTATTGAATGCCGTGAAGGAACTTGGCTGAAGAGATTGAAATCTTTGAGATTGAATTGTTGGTCTATAACTCCATATCTCCCCCATATATTCTATTAGCAGTCAAACTGATAGAACAGGCGGGGAGATCCGGTATGGATAGTTTTGGAATTGCTTCTTTGATCATGTGCTTAAGCTTTTGTCTAACTTTTATTCCGCCTCAGCAAACACTAGCTGAACTATCTCCCTCCAGTTTGACCAACTCCATTATTACCGATCCCAATCTTTCCAAACCGGAAGAAAAAACGAAACAGGAAGAGGCTTCCAAGCAAGAAGAGATATCCAAGCAAAAAGAAAGATCCAAGCAAGAAGAGATCTATCAGCTGCTACTTAAAGGGAAAATACCCCATTCCATCGTTACTAATTATCAAACACCTGAAGAACCTACCGTGTATCTGACCTTTGATGACGGTCCAAGCAAGCTGACATGGAGTGTTCTCGATATTTTAAAAGATGAAGAGGTCAAAGGGACTTTCTTTATGGTCGGCGAACAGGCGCAATCTTACCCGGATTTAGTAAAAAGAGTTGTGAGAGAAGGCCATGCCATTGGAAACCACTCTTACAATCATGTTTATAAGGAACTTTATGAGGACTATGACGGCTTTTGGAAGCAAATCAAGCAAAACGAGCAAATCCTATTTCATTTGTCAGGCTCTTATTCGCGATTGCTCCGCGCCCCTGGCGGCACTTCAACTAATTTCGATGCTTTTTATTTTTATTACCTGGAGCAGGCCGGTTATATCGTGATGGACTGGAATGTGGACTGTGGAGATTCCGCACGAAGAAATGTGCCTGCGAGTGAGATCATTCAAAACGTCAAGAAAGCGCCCCTCCGCCACGAAATGAACGTTCTCATCCATGACGGAAGCGGGCATCATTCATCCGTTCAGGCGTTGAAGGAGATTATTCGGTATTTTAAAAACAATGGATATACGTTTGCACCGCTTTCCTCAGAGGTTAAACCCATGCAATTTCCGGTGGCTGCAACCAAATGGAAACGAGATGTGAGCTTTGCCCGTTTTTTGGAATTTGACACGGATACTCGTGCTTATGCATCGGTTTTTAGCCAAACCCATATTCTATCGGAATAAGGTGCAGGCTCAATGTCTAAAATACTAGACGGCTGGAAAAACTAGAAGCAAACCTATTAAAGGAGGCTTCCCGACCATGCAGCCGTTTAGCGGATTATTTGATAAACCCGAATCTATTATGGAAAGAATGTTCCATCAAGTAGAGAAGGTTATTTTGGGCAAAAGAGAGACCATTGTACATGTTTTTGCGGCTATGCTCTGTGGGGGGCATGTATTGTTAGAGGATGTTCCCGGTGTCGGTAAAACAATGCTGGTTCGCGCAGTCGCAAGAACGCTGGGCTGTGAATGCAAGCGAATTCAATGTACGCCCGACCTTTTGCCTTCGGATATTACCGGAGTATCGATCTACAATCCTAAAACGATGGAATTTGAGTTTCGACCCGGACCCTTGTTCTCTTCTATCGTTCTAGTAGATGAATTAAATCGGACATCACCTAAAACTCAGTCCGCACTGCTGGAAGCCATGGAAGAAAAACGGGTAACAGTAGACGGGGTCAGCTACGTGCTGCCGGATCCGTTCATCCTTCTGGCCACCCAAAATCCGCTTGAATGCGAGGGAACATTTGCTTTGCCGGAAGCTCAATTGGATCGTTTCATGATGAAGCTTACCCTAGGTTATCCGAATGTGCAGCAGGAAAAGAAGATGCTGGACGGGCTTTTGGACAAGCCGCCGCTTCCACAGCTTAAGCCTGTTATTGTTCAAGACGAATTTATCGAGCTGCAAAAGGCGGCAAGTCATATCCATGTGGATGATACGCTCAAAGATTACATCGTAAGAATTACAGCTGCCACCAGACAGCACAAAGAGCTTTACTTGGGGGCAAGCCCTCGAGCCTCCTATGCACTCATGCGAGCCGCACAGGCGATAGCTTTCATTGAAGGAAGAAGCTACATGGTTCCTGACGATATCAGAGGCCTTATCCTGCCGGTGCTTTCGCATCGCTTGCTGCTGACTTCAGAGGCGAGGATAGCCGGAAAAACCGCAGCCGATATTTTGGAGGACATTCTAACCAGCCTGCCGCTTCCATTACTTCGATTCGTGTCGAGAAAGCAGGGCGGTTATGAAAACTTGGTTTAATTGGCTAATCCTGCTCGTAGGATGCGGTTTGGCAGGCTTTTTGGCCGAAAATCGCGGAGGGTTTATTTCTTACTATTTGTTTTTTTGTTCACTTACTTTTTTGCTTTATGCCGCTCTTTTGCAAGTTTTTGCATGGAGGGGGATTCAAGTTCAGCATCATCTGTCTAACACTATTTGCCTATCCGGTGAAGAGCTGCTCGTTTCGGTACAGCTCTCTTTTCACATGCTGTTTCCGCTCCTGTGGCTCGTCCTGCACGATACATGGATGCATTCGGGAAGCGGAGAAAAGCTCCATGCTCACAAGCTGATTTTTCCCTGGCTTCGCCGATCCTTCCGGATCCATTACCGGATAATCGGTCTGCAGCGCGGACAATACGTGCTCACGGGCAGTGAATTGATCACCGGGGATCCCTTTGGATTCACGATTAAAAAGAAAGCGGTGCACGCCTCACAGTCCTGCAAAGTGTACCCTAAACCGGCGGATCTGCTCCAAATCCGCCAGCCCCTCCTGTCTGAGCCGCAAGAGCTCGGCTTAGTTCGAAAATACGTCAGCGGCGACCCCCTGCGCCGCATCCACTGGAAGTCATCCGCCCGTCTGGGGCAGCTGATGACCAAAGAGACCGAGCAGACCGCATCCGCCTCGCGGATGCTCCTGCTCGACGCGGCGCCCGCCGCTCGAGCAGAGACTTCGCATTCTCTGCTCGAGCACGGCGTCGCGCTGGCGGCGGCCTTCTTCGAAGCCGCCGCCTCGGACCGGGAGAGCTGCGGCTTCGCCTGCAGCTCCACCCGGCGAATCGCGCCTGCGATTCGCCAAGATCTTACGCTCGCGTATGAGGTCCTCGCGAGCGTAGGCGGCAAGAGCGCCATGTCCTTTCCTGACCTCGTCAGGAAAGAAACCGCGCTCTTGGCGCCGGATACGTCGATGCTGTGCATCACATCGACGGTCGATTCGGCCCTGCTGCGCGCGCTGATGGAGGCGCGCGGCAGGGCGAGGCGCGTGCACGTGATATGCGTGCACGACGAAGCTGGCCTCTCGGCTGCGCAGCGAGAAGCGGCTTTGCAGCTACAGGCCTTAGGCTGCAGCTTCTCGGCTGTGCCGCAGCCGCGCAGCGTGTGGCCGGGGCCGGGGGTGATCGCGGATGCCAGCGCATAATCCGCCGCAGCACTCCGCTGCTCCCGCAGGCAGCCGCGTTTTTCGCGCGAGCGCGGGCTCCGCTCGTCTGCGCTTGAGCTCAGCCGATGCCCGTACAACGCAGGCTCGTGGTGTATCTGCTCGCGGCAGCGCTGCATCCGTCCGCGCCAGTTACCATAAAGCCGCCGCCCATACGAAGCTTGCCAATGGCGTACCTGCTTCCCCGGAGAAATTTCTTCTCAGGGACGGCGTTTTCTTGCTGCTATTGTTTTTGCTGCTGTGGGAGTGGGTGCGCCCTCTGCCGCAGCTGTCCCATGCTTCGGAATCCAGCATCGTGCCTATATTGCTAGTATTCGGCTTAAGTATCTTCCTAGACTGGCTCCAGATCTCTTATTTGCATGGGTGGCTGATCAGGTTCACTGCGCTTTTGGGCTTGATAGGTTATCTGTTTTATCCAGATATCTTCACGGAATTTACATGGCTGCAGGAGTACGCGCTTTTACTGAGTCAAGATGGGTTACATATCGTTCACGGCAATCTGGATAGTGTTAGTCAGCAAAGCCGATTGGTCCTGTTTATGATGGGGTGGATGCTGATGATAACCGTAATCGGGTTCATCTTACTGCAGAAACAGTACGCATTGTGGTTGGTGGCCGGCACCTTGCTTTATTTAATTGCGCTCCAGCTTTTTCAAAATATGGACACGGACATACCCATCTTTCGCACTGTGGGCATAGGAATTTTATTGCTGGCTTTACTAAACATCCCCAAACTCGAGAGAATATATGGGAGTAAGCCCCTGAATTCCGTCTGGCCTGGACGCTGGCTAGCCGCTAGCCTTTTTATAGCTGCAGTTATCTCAGGAATAGGGTGGATAGGCCATCAATCTCTAACTGTAAAGCAATTGAAACCCATCGATACGGCTGCGATTTTACATCAATGGGAAAGTTATCTGAGGCAGCAGCCACAGCTATTAAATAAGACAACAGCCACTCGGTCGAAATCAGGATATGGTGAGGATGACTCATCTTTGGGCGGTCGGATGACCCTGGATAACAGCCTGATTTTCACAGCACAAGTTTCAGAATTAGCGAATTGGCGCGGAGAGTCAAAAAGCTTGTACACCGGAAAAGGGTGGACTGGTACAGAACCCAATTGGAGCGCTGCTCAGCGGGATTCGGCTTATTTGAATACAGCTGCGCCTGCTTATACACAAGAGGTGACTTGGAATAGCGCTGAACCCAACAGACAAATTTTTTACAGCGGCAAGCTGGATTATGTAAATATTATGCTAACGAAAGAAGGGAAGCCAACTCCATTTGATTTTCTTCTGTGGGATAAAGACAGCGGTAAAGTGAGTCTTCCTCTGATTTCAGATCCTATTAACTATTATCGAATCACCGCTCATCCAATCCAAAAGGATCCTGTTCTATTAATGAAGGATACGGCGGCTTATCCTTTGGAAATCACTGAAGCTTATCTTCAATTGCCGCCAAACCTTCCGCCTAAAATCAAGCAGCTGGCGGAACGGATTGCCGATGGGTTGGATAGTCCCTTTGCAAAAGCAGCGGCCATTGAGAATTACTTGCGCTCGACATACACCTATAGCTTGGATAAACCAACACTTCCTGCAGCGAATGAGGATTTTGTAAATCACTTTCTGTTTGTTGATCAAACCGGCTACTGTGATCATTTCTCTACAGCAATGGTAATCATGCTGCGTTCCGCGGGAATTCCGGCAAGGTGGGTCAAAGGATTTGCACCTGGTGAAGTTATAACACCGAGCCAGTCCATCCAGTCCATCCAGACGACCCGGACGGTAGAGGTACGCGCCAAGGATGCTCACTCATGGGCTGAGGTTTATTTTCCCTCTGCGGGCTGGATACCTTTTGAGCCGACACCCGGCTTTACGGACCAAAGCTTGAAATCGTTGGATACGGTCGTGCCCGCCAAAGTTAAATTGCCCGCTATACATACAGTTTGGCAGCTGCCGAATTTTCATTCTGTTGATGATTGGGTTCTGCAACATTGGAGCTTGCTGGCCTTTACTGCCGGAGGCCTATTGATAGTGGCAATTGCTTTGTTATTCATGACCGCAAGAAGAAGGCGGCATTCCGCTATTAATGAAAGAATCCGTCAAATGGACCGGATATGGCTGAAAATCTTTCGCCACCTCGCCGCCAAACCTGCTGAGCAAACCCTCAGGGAGTACATCGCTGCCTTGAAGCTGCCTAATGGAGAGAAGAAACGTGCGCTGCTCGAATTTCTGCGGCTTTATGAAAACCTCAGCTTCAACGGGGAGGAACGTCGCCTTCTATCTCGGAATCAAATCATGGAGGCCTGGAATTCGATCAAAAAAGGCTAACCGAATGAAAAGTAAATGCTCCCCTGCCTTGACCCCATTGACGTGATATAGATATAATATTCACTATGAAATTAGGAGGTCGGATGATGAATAAACCGAATGAGTTAATCGTGGTCTTGGATTTTGGGGGGCAATACAATCAATTGATTGCGAGGAGAATTCGTGATTTAGGCGTTTACAGTGAGCTTATGCCTTTTAATACCACTATGGATAAAATTCGCAGCCTTCAGCCCAAAGGGATCATTTTCTCGGGCGGTCCAGCCAGTGTATACGGGGAGGGTGCACCGCATGTGGATCCTGCTATTTATGATCTCGGGATTCCGATACTGGGGATTTGCTACGGAATGCAGCTGATCGCTCATCAATTGAACGGCAAGGTAGAAGCCTCGAAAACGCGGGAGTATGGAAAAGCGGAGATAGATTTTGTGGAAGGCAGCGCGCTTGTGCAAGGCCTTGGTGTGAAGCAAGTCGTCTGGATGAGTCATGGGGATCATGTTTCCCAGCTTCCTGAAGGCTTTGTTCTGGATGCAAGTACAGAGTCTGCCCCCATAGCGGCTATGAGCCATCGTGGGAAAAATGTGCATGCCGTGCAGTTTCATCCTGAGGTACGTCACTCCGCACAAGGCAATGAAATGATTCATAACTTTATTTATGGCGTTTGCGGCTGCCATGGTGATTGGAGTATGGAAAGCTTTATTGAAGACACAATTAAAGATATCCGGGCGGAGGTTGGCGATAAAAAAGTGCTCTGCGCGCTTAGCGGAGGAGTAGACTCATCCGTAGTTGCCATTCTGATCCATAAAGCAATAGGCAGCCAACTGACCTGCATGTTCATCGATCATGGACTGCTGCGCAAAGGTGAAGCAGAAAGCGTTATGGACACCTTTGTCGGCAAGTTCGACATGAAGGTTGTTAAAATCGATGCCCGCGACCGCTTTATGGGTAAACTATCGGGTGTAGATGATCCTGAGCAAAAGCGTAAAATTATCGGAACTGAATTTATCCGTGTTTTTGAAGAAGAATCCGGACAATTTGATGATTTTTCATTTCTGGCTCAAGGAACGCTGTACACGGATATTGTAGAAAGCGGAACGGCTACCGCGCAAACGATCAAATCGCATCACAACGTGGGTGGTCTTCCCAAAGATATGAAGTTCAAGCTGGTTGAGCCTTTAAAAGCTTTGTTTAAAGACGAAGTGCGCAAGGTCGGAGAAGAATGTGGCCTGCCCCCAGAAATCGTTTGGAGACAGCCTTTCCCAGGGCCGGGTCTCGCGATTCGTGTTCTGGGTGAAGTGACAGAGGACAAGCTGCACATTGTTCGGGAATCCGATGCGATTCTTCGAGATGAAATTGCCAAGGCCGGACTCGATCGCGAGATCTGGCAGTACTTTACGGCGCTCCCTAATATGAAGAGTGTTGGGGTCATGGGCGATGCCCGGACTTATTCCTATACAGTTGGGATTCGCGCAGTTACTTCTATAGACGGAATGACGGCCGACTGGGCCCGTATACCTTATGATGTTCTTGAGAAGATTTCCAATCGGATTGTAAATGAAGTCGAGAATGTGAATCGTGTTGTGTATGATGTCACTTCCAAACCGCCAGCCACTATCGAATGGGAATAATCCCCATTTATAATCCGAACGAAAGAGTATAAAAATTTGTCGAATGTACGGAAAAATTATTGACAAGCAGGAATCCGATTCTTAGAATAATGATGAAGGCAAACAACATTTCTTTCGTATAATCTCAAGAATAAGGCTTGAGAGTCTCTACAAGATCACCGCAAATGATCTGGCTACGATGGGAACATTGCTTGTATCTGCTCATTTTCTATGGAGCGGTATCAGCTTGATTTCCATTAGCCGGGATCCATAGGGATTTCCGGTTTTTTATGTTTTCAAATTATTTAAAGGGGAGTTTAAGAAGATGGATCGTTTTTTTAAGTTAAAGCAGCACGGAACAACAGTAAGGATAGAAATCATGGCCGGCCTGACGACATTTATGACGATGGCCTACATTCTTGCTGTAAATCCTAATACGCTCAACGCGTTTGGACGTACGGGCATGGATTGGTATGCTGTATTTCTGGCAACAGCTTTGGCAGCAGGGATTTTTACCGTTGCGATGGGCCTATTCGTTAATTTTCCCGTAGCTCTTGCTCCGGGGATGGGTCTCAATGCATATTTTGCATCCGTCATTTTGGCTTCAGCTGCGACCGGGCAGCCGTTTACCTGGCAGATGGGTTTAACCGCTGTTTTCGTCTCAGGTTTAATATTTATCCTCTTAACGATCACCCAAATACGGCAAATGCTGGTCGATGCCGTTCCCGATGGTCTCAAGCATGCGATAACAGTAGGAATTGGGTTATTTATTGCTATTATCGGCTTGAAAAACAGCGGTCTTCTAACCGTTGGCATTGAGTCTCTGAATGTTATCCCTAAAGGTACCTTTACAGATGTTCTTTTCTTTGAGACCGTATTTCATATGGGAAGCTTGCAAAATCCGGGTGTTCAGATTGCTATCATTGGTCTTGTTCTAATCTCGGTACTTATGGTGCTCAAGGTTCGCGGAGCTATTTTATTTGGAATTCTAGGGACGACCTTGATTGCCGCTTGTATGGGAGAAGTGAATTGGGGTGCGCTTAACAACAACCAGACTCCATGGCTGCCGCATTTCGATAAGCTTCAGTTTATGTCTTTTGATTGGAATGGAATCATGCATACCGGGATTATCTCGGTCATCGCAACATTTACATTTGTTGAACTGTTCGACACTTTCGGAACCTTAGTTGGAACTGCAAACCGTGCCGGAATTAAGACAAACACCGAAGAAGGCAAGAAGCAGATTGGCAAAGCCATGTTGGTAGACGCCATTGGAGTGAGCGGTGGTGCCATGCTCGGAACCTCTACCACGACTGTTTACATTGAAAGTGCGGCAGGTGTTGCTGAAGGCGGACGTACGGGACTAACTGCTGTAACTACGGGTGTTTGTTTCTTGCTTGCTTTATTCCTTGCTCCTGTCGTTGCGCTTATTCCTGGCTCTGCAACGGCCGCCGCGTTAATCATCGTTGGTGTATTAATGATGCAATCCATTCGTGAAATTGACTTTCAGGAATTCGTTATCGGTATTCCGGCATTTATGACCATCGCCTTTATGCCATTCACTTATAACATAGCTAATGGAATATCCTTCGGGATCTTCTTCTATGTAATATTGGCCACAATCGCTAATTTGGGCGGCAAAGGAAAGTACAAGGTTCATTGGCTGATGTGGGTTTTGGCTGTCTTGATTCTTGCGCGTTACATCTTTATTGGAAGTCAAGGATAAGCATATACGGAGAGGACCCCGGCGCTGATGTGCCGGGGTCCTTTTGTTTCCATATTTTTCAATGAATATAAAACTTGCAATCTGTTTTTGAATTTGTTATATTATCTCTTGTCGCTTCTGAAGCCTATATCCAAATAGCGAACTTCATAAAAGAAGTTCTTGCAATTAGGTAGGCAGATGTGATACAATAATCAAGTCGCCTTTGAGAGGGCGATGCGATAAATGATCAAAAATTGCTCTTTGAAAACTGAACAACGAGTGAAGAAGCGATCGGCCTTAGGCTGATCAAAAACGAGGGAAATCTCAGCGATGAGATCAACTCAAAACGAGAGAAATCTCGCCAGTTTACAATTTTGAGCTGTTTAAGCTTGAGAATAAAAGCCGTTGTTACTTCGGTAATGATGCAACTTTATTGGAGAGTTTGATCCTGGCTCAGGACGAACGCTGGCGGCGTGCCTAATACATGCAAGTCGAGCGGATTTATTCCTTCGGGGATGAGTCAGCGGCGGACGGGTGAGTAACACGTAGGCAACCTGCCTGAAGGATCGGGATAACTATCGGAAACGATAGCTAAGACCGAATAATTGGCACTTTCGCATGAAGGTGCCATGAAACACGGAGCAATCTGTGGCCTTTGGATGGGCCTGCGGCGCATTAGCTAGTAGGTGAGGTAACGGCTCACCTAGGCGACGATGCGTAGCCGACCTGAGAGGGTGAACGGCCACACTGGGACTGAGACACG includes:
- a CDS encoding polysaccharide deacetylase family protein, whose protein sequence is MDSFGIASLIMCLSFCLTFIPPQQTLAELSPSSLTNSIITDPNLSKPEEKTKQEEASKQEEISKQKERSKQEEIYQLLLKGKIPHSIVTNYQTPEEPTVYLTFDDGPSKLTWSVLDILKDEEVKGTFFMVGEQAQSYPDLVKRVVREGHAIGNHSYNHVYKELYEDYDGFWKQIKQNEQILFHLSGSYSRLLRAPGGTSTNFDAFYFYYLEQAGYIVMDWNVDCGDSARRNVPASEIIQNVKKAPLRHEMNVLIHDGSGHHSSVQALKEIIRYFKNNGYTFAPLSSEVKPMQFPVAATKWKRDVSFARFLEFDTDTRAYASVFSQTHILSE
- a CDS encoding MoxR family ATPase, translating into MQPFSGLFDKPESIMERMFHQVEKVILGKRETIVHVFAAMLCGGHVLLEDVPGVGKTMLVRAVARTLGCECKRIQCTPDLLPSDITGVSIYNPKTMEFEFRPGPLFSSIVLVDELNRTSPKTQSALLEAMEEKRVTVDGVSYVLPDPFILLATQNPLECEGTFALPEAQLDRFMMKLTLGYPNVQQEKKMLDGLLDKPPLPQLKPVIVQDEFIELQKAASHIHVDDTLKDYIVRITAATRQHKELYLGASPRASYALMRAAQAIAFIEGRSYMVPDDIRGLILPVLSHRLLLTSEARIAGKTAADILEDILTSLPLPLLRFVSRKQGGYENLV
- a CDS encoding DUF58 domain-containing protein; its protein translation is MKTWFNWLILLVGCGLAGFLAENRGGFISYYLFFCSLTFLLYAALLQVFAWRGIQVQHHLSNTICLSGEELLVSVQLSFHMLFPLLWLVLHDTWMHSGSGEKLHAHKLIFPWLRRSFRIHYRIIGLQRGQYVLTGSELITGDPFGFTIKKKAVHASQSCKVYPKPADLLQIRQPLLSEPQELGLVRKYVSGDPLRRIHWKSSARLGQLMTKETEQTASASRMLLLDAAPAARAETSHSLLEHGVALAAAFFEAAASDRESCGFACSSTRRIAPAIRQDLTLAYEVLASVGGKSAMSFPDLVRKETALLAPDTSMLCITSTVDSALLRALMEARGRARRVHVICVHDEAGLSAAQREAALQLQALGCSFSAVPQPRSVWPGPGVIADASA
- a CDS encoding NCS2 family permease: MDRFFKLKQHGTTVRIEIMAGLTTFMTMAYILAVNPNTLNAFGRTGMDWYAVFLATALAAGIFTVAMGLFVNFPVALAPGMGLNAYFASVILASAATGQPFTWQMGLTAVFVSGLIFILLTITQIRQMLVDAVPDGLKHAITVGIGLFIAIIGLKNSGLLTVGIESLNVIPKGTFTDVLFFETVFHMGSLQNPGVQIAIIGLVLISVLMVLKVRGAILFGILGTTLIAACMGEVNWGALNNNQTPWLPHFDKLQFMSFDWNGIMHTGIISVIATFTFVELFDTFGTLVGTANRAGIKTNTEEGKKQIGKAMLVDAIGVSGGAMLGTSTTTVYIESAAGVAEGGRTGLTAVTTGVCFLLALFLAPVVALIPGSATAAALIIVGVLMMQSIREIDFQEFVIGIPAFMTIAFMPFTYNIANGISFGIFFYVILATIANLGGKGKYKVHWLMWVLAVLILARYIFIGSQG
- a CDS encoding transglutaminase-like domain-containing protein, which translates into the protein MPAHNPPQHSAAPAGSRVFRASAGSARLRLSSADARTTQARGVSARGSAASVRASYHKAAAHTKLANGVPASPEKFLLRDGVFLLLLFLLLWEWVRPLPQLSHASESSIVPILLVFGLSIFLDWLQISYLHGWLIRFTALLGLIGYLFYPDIFTEFTWLQEYALLLSQDGLHIVHGNLDSVSQQSRLVLFMMGWMLMITVIGFILLQKQYALWLVAGTLLYLIALQLFQNMDTDIPIFRTVGIGILLLALLNIPKLERIYGSKPLNSVWPGRWLAASLFIAAVISGIGWIGHQSLTVKQLKPIDTAAILHQWESYLRQQPQLLNKTTATRSKSGYGEDDSSLGGRMTLDNSLIFTAQVSELANWRGESKSLYTGKGWTGTEPNWSAAQRDSAYLNTAAPAYTQEVTWNSAEPNRQIFYSGKLDYVNIMLTKEGKPTPFDFLLWDKDSGKVSLPLISDPINYYRITAHPIQKDPVLLMKDTAAYPLEITEAYLQLPPNLPPKIKQLAERIADGLDSPFAKAAAIENYLRSTYTYSLDKPTLPAANEDFVNHFLFVDQTGYCDHFSTAMVIMLRSAGIPARWVKGFAPGEVITPSQSIQSIQTTRTVEVRAKDAHSWAEVYFPSAGWIPFEPTPGFTDQSLKSLDTVVPAKVKLPAIHTVWQLPNFHSVDDWVLQHWSLLAFTAGGLLIVAIALLFMTARRRRHSAINERIRQMDRIWLKIFRHLAAKPAEQTLREYIAALKLPNGEKKRALLEFLRLYENLSFNGEERRLLSRNQIMEAWNSIKKG
- the guaA gene encoding glutamine-hydrolyzing GMP synthase, coding for MNKPNELIVVLDFGGQYNQLIARRIRDLGVYSELMPFNTTMDKIRSLQPKGIIFSGGPASVYGEGAPHVDPAIYDLGIPILGICYGMQLIAHQLNGKVEASKTREYGKAEIDFVEGSALVQGLGVKQVVWMSHGDHVSQLPEGFVLDASTESAPIAAMSHRGKNVHAVQFHPEVRHSAQGNEMIHNFIYGVCGCHGDWSMESFIEDTIKDIRAEVGDKKVLCALSGGVDSSVVAILIHKAIGSQLTCMFIDHGLLRKGEAESVMDTFVGKFDMKVVKIDARDRFMGKLSGVDDPEQKRKIIGTEFIRVFEEESGQFDDFSFLAQGTLYTDIVESGTATAQTIKSHHNVGGLPKDMKFKLVEPLKALFKDEVRKVGEECGLPPEIVWRQPFPGPGLAIRVLGEVTEDKLHIVRESDAILRDEIAKAGLDREIWQYFTALPNMKSVGVMGDARTYSYTVGIRAVTSIDGMTADWARIPYDVLEKISNRIVNEVENVNRVVYDVTSKPPATIEWE
- a CDS encoding ABC-2 family transporter protein gives rise to the protein MFYLSLMIDYLKNYFKTRLTYRSDFWIEVFSDLMFSGLNLFFILVVFEQTPLLGDWNRAQILFIYGYFMIPYGLFNTFFNLWAFSERYIIKGEMDRILTRPAYNLWQLILENMDPASLFSSLAGAIVMVYSWLSLDLTLHWYDPFMFILFVIGSILVYAGLNIAITALSFFTDAPTGISSMLFNIQNYGRYPVTIYNKLLRGILTWILPFAFVGFYPSAYFLDPKNWTGFALLTPVIGVVFTAIGLTVWNVGVKRYRGAGS
- the bcp gene encoding thioredoxin-dependent thiol peroxidase; amino-acid sequence: MVQTLLGQAAPKFTLPASNGNQVSLKDYRGKKLVIYFYPTDMTPTCTQQSCDFRDFNGQFASNGTEVIGISPDGLQSHDKFIAMYELPFLLLSDPEHKVAEKYGVWTLKKLYGREYMGIERSTFLIDEKGRIAKEWRKVRLKNHVQQVLNAVKELG